The Erigeron canadensis isolate Cc75 chromosome 4, C_canadensis_v1, whole genome shotgun sequence genome window below encodes:
- the LOC122598022 gene encoding uncharacterized protein LOC122598022 isoform X1: MGCDKRGDGDGNNNNTNNRRGSSEAVDEDEVPYTGLRTMFVCSTHRDPVTRQEINASRRKLKEHGLLEPTSRVTKDDPRFGYKIVETLGGPVIGYVINGRATSASAKRRKAEKRKKKTSRK, from the exons atggGGTGCGATAAAAGAGGAGATGGAGacggaaataataataatactaataatcgCCGCGGATCATCGGAAGCAGTTGACGAGGATGAAGTTCCATACACGGGGCTCCGGACGATGTTTGTTTGCAGCACCCATCGTGATCCAGTCACTCGCCAAGAGATAAATGCCAGCCGTCGAAAGCTCAAGGAACATGGCTTACTTG AACCAACATCTCGAGTGACTAAAGACGATCCCCGGTTTGGATATAAAATCGTTGAAACTCTCGGTGGACCTGTAATTGGTTACGTCATCAATGGACGTGCAACTTCAG cCTCtgcaaaaagaagaaaagctgagaaaagaaaaaaaaaaacaagccgGAAGTAA